From one Diachasmimorpha longicaudata isolate KC_UGA_2023 chromosome 8, iyDiaLong2, whole genome shotgun sequence genomic stretch:
- the LOC135165660 gene encoding uncharacterized protein LOC135165660 isoform X2 → MSESGDKKRDPCKDSQWRCEEDDPLWRVYVNSYLENEKRVERDDRFDRRQPGELARLPDLLNDDSIPATHCCFPLDTFNLNERTRLPDRTNTTDKIRIWRNMKADPQFSYDKGAIVSKSDRKLWPCVSRDFYEDERFVKTLEKRKLRGLLPCQDMYPDNIKESENFALYKELGHARIPVSCPRTEKLLRVDRASGDRPGLVDGVYVISELASEADENRVYTHVCLRGTKGMHVIELCGARTREKTWKFCFYQAVVALLAKTQLRYKYATSSNIDYIYDHAWMLFIHIGSLNIKKNLQLDDIVVYNYKYSVEIDLEDELIVLKIPDVTWAFLEPSVKKIKNQKRPELMKMSEELGWEKINHETHLTIHRDTETIEKFLGNVPDNCHNFILRTSRFSIAIWRDGNFWYIYNPYRCEAFGYWDDQGSACIIKFTSRNTLNRHIVILLLRAYAPESHVINTPQESPPDKPLIIQLFKITYTCAKIHNLKLLERKPPKSRLQKVWKDQEIKPLPNNYTGLAEKKTWLKTHHIIWKKCTKTTSKKNKWHEYYVDEPDKVFSLWGEIHPTEEIFSENNRGYQVYACYVVAAGMSRIMAPEYWTPKTVDTVVMCGDRYYTLSRLQSDVTTSKGDFVTAWDMRLLRHFKIGDIVFEIDVMRGVEGRLYTEESLWKILEQFFLKHSFGILNCENSCLGIFKLSGAYFMMDVNSVGPPVFDLGDGVGYLVRVTSFRRFVETLVITIGSAECSLFRLHSVEVIKIVDVGL, encoded by the exons atgAGCGAATCCGGTGATAAAAAGAGAGACCCCTGTAAGGACAGCCAATGGCGGTGCGAGGAGGACGATCCCCTCTGGAGGGTCTACGTGAACTC ATATCTCGAAAATGAGAAGAGAGTTGAGAGAGACGACAGGTTCGATCGACGTCAGCCGGGTGAACTCGCCAGGTTACCCGACTTGCTCAACGATGATAGCATACCAGCAACCCACTGTTGCTTTCCGCTCGATACTTTCAATCTCAATGAACGAACACGACTGCCTGACCGTACTAATACCACCGACAAAATCAGAATCTGGCGGAATATGAAAGCGGATCCCCAa TTTAGCTACGATAAGGGTGCAATCGTGTCCAAAAGTGACCGAAAATTGTGGCCGTGCGTATCTCGTGACTTCTACGAAGACGAGAGATTCGTAAAAACCCTCGAGAAGCGAAAATTGCGGGGGCTGTTACCCTGTCAGGACATGTACCCCGATAATATCAAGGAATCGGAAAATTTCGCTCTCTACAAGGAGCTGGGACATGCCAGGATCCCCGTGTCGTGCCCCCGCACTGAGAAATTATTACGAGTGGATCGAGCCTCTGGCGATCGTCCCGGTCTCGTCGACGGTGTGTACGTAATCTCGGAGTTGGCGTCCGAAGCCGATGAGAATCGAGTCTACACTCACGTGTGCTTAAGGGGGACTAAGGGGATGCATGTGATTGAATTGTGTGGGGCGAGGACGCGGGAGAAGACCTGGAAGTTTTGTTTTTATCAGGCAGTCGTTGCTCTATTGGCTAAAACTCAGTTGAG ATACAAATACGCAACGAGTTCCAACATTGATTACATCTACGATCACGCCTGGATGCTATTCATCCACATAGGAAGtcttaacataaaaaaaaatcttcagttAGACGATATCGTCGTTTACAACTACAAATACTCGGTGGAGATTGACTTGGAGGATGAGCTTATTGTTCTAAAAATTCCCGACGTCACCTGGGCATTTCTAGAGCCATCAGTTAAGAAGATAAAGAACCAAAAGCGTCCAGAGCTCATGAAGATGAGCGAGGAACTTGGCTGGGAGAAGATAAATCATGAAACCCATCTCACAATCCACCGAGATACGGAGACAATCGAGAAATTTCTCGGGAATGTTCCAGACAATTGTCACAACTTCATCCTGAGGACTTCCAGATTCTCCATAGCAATCTGGAGGGATGGTAATTTCTGGTATATCTACAACCCCTACCGCTGTGAGGCTTTCGGCTACTGGGATGACCAAGGCAGTGCATGCATAATCAAGTTTACCTCCAGGAATACGTTAAATCGTCACATCGTAATTCTCCTGCTGAGAGCCTACGCTCCTGAGTCCCACGTTATCAATACCCCCCAGGAATCTCCACCCGACAAACCCCTCATAATTCAACTATTCAAGATAACCTACACCTGCGCCAAGATTCACAACCTTAAATTGCTGGAACGGAAGCCCCCAAAATCAAGGCTCCAAAAAGTCTGGAAGGACCAGGAGATTAAGCCCCTTCCGAATAATTACACTGGTCTCGCTGAGAAGAAAACCTGGCTGAAGACCCATCacataatttggaaaaaatgcaCAAAGACAACCagcaaaaaaaacaagtggcaCGAGTATTACGTCGACGAGCCCGACAAAGTGTTTTCTCTCTGGGGCGAGATACATCCGACGGAGGAGATATTTTCCGAGAATAACCGGGGATATCAGGTGTACGCGTGCTACGTCGTGGCTGCTGGTATGAGTCGCATAATGGCACCGGAATATTGGACTCCGAAGACAGTAGATACAGTCGTCATGTGTGGAGACAGATATTACACATTGAGTAGACTTCAAAGTGATGTTACAACGTCAAAAGGTGATTTTGTTACTGCCTGGGATATGCGCCTTTTAAGGCACTTTAAAATCGGGGATATTGTCTTCGAGATTGATGTTATGAGGGGGGTCGAGGGGAGGCTGTATACCGAGGAATCCCTCTGGAAGATATTAGAGCAATTTTTCCTGAAGCACTCGTTTGGAATTCTCAATTGCGAGAACTCCTGTCTCGGGATTTTTAAACTCTCGGGGGCTTATTTCATGATGGACGTCAACTCTGTGGGACCGCCTGTCTTCGACCTTGGGGATGGGGTCGGCTATCTGGTGAGGGTTACGTCCTTCAGAAGGTTCGTTGAGACTTTGGTGATCACCATCGGCTCGGCCGAGTGCAGCTTGTTTCGTCTTCACTCGGTGGAAGTCATCAAAATCGTCGACGTTGGACTGTGA
- the LOC135165660 gene encoding uncharacterized protein LOC135165660 isoform X1 produces the protein MSESGDKKRDPCKDSQWRCEEDDPLWRVYVNSYLENEKRVERDDRFDRRQPGELARLPDLLNDDSIPATHCCFPLDTFNLNERTRLPDRTNTTDKIRIWRNMKADPQFSYDKGAIVSKSDRKLWPCVSRDFYEDERFVKTLEKRKLRGLLPCQDMYPDNIKESENFALYKELGHARIPVSCPRTEKLLRVDRASGDRPGLVDGVYVISELASEADENRVYTHVCLRGTKGMHVIELCGARTREKTWKFCFYQAVVALLAKTQLSDKTPCRYKYATSSNIDYIYDHAWMLFIHIGSLNIKKNLQLDDIVVYNYKYSVEIDLEDELIVLKIPDVTWAFLEPSVKKIKNQKRPELMKMSEELGWEKINHETHLTIHRDTETIEKFLGNVPDNCHNFILRTSRFSIAIWRDGNFWYIYNPYRCEAFGYWDDQGSACIIKFTSRNTLNRHIVILLLRAYAPESHVINTPQESPPDKPLIIQLFKITYTCAKIHNLKLLERKPPKSRLQKVWKDQEIKPLPNNYTGLAEKKTWLKTHHIIWKKCTKTTSKKNKWHEYYVDEPDKVFSLWGEIHPTEEIFSENNRGYQVYACYVVAAGMSRIMAPEYWTPKTVDTVVMCGDRYYTLSRLQSDVTTSKGDFVTAWDMRLLRHFKIGDIVFEIDVMRGVEGRLYTEESLWKILEQFFLKHSFGILNCENSCLGIFKLSGAYFMMDVNSVGPPVFDLGDGVGYLVRVTSFRRFVETLVITIGSAECSLFRLHSVEVIKIVDVGL, from the exons atgAGCGAATCCGGTGATAAAAAGAGAGACCCCTGTAAGGACAGCCAATGGCGGTGCGAGGAGGACGATCCCCTCTGGAGGGTCTACGTGAACTC ATATCTCGAAAATGAGAAGAGAGTTGAGAGAGACGACAGGTTCGATCGACGTCAGCCGGGTGAACTCGCCAGGTTACCCGACTTGCTCAACGATGATAGCATACCAGCAACCCACTGTTGCTTTCCGCTCGATACTTTCAATCTCAATGAACGAACACGACTGCCTGACCGTACTAATACCACCGACAAAATCAGAATCTGGCGGAATATGAAAGCGGATCCCCAa TTTAGCTACGATAAGGGTGCAATCGTGTCCAAAAGTGACCGAAAATTGTGGCCGTGCGTATCTCGTGACTTCTACGAAGACGAGAGATTCGTAAAAACCCTCGAGAAGCGAAAATTGCGGGGGCTGTTACCCTGTCAGGACATGTACCCCGATAATATCAAGGAATCGGAAAATTTCGCTCTCTACAAGGAGCTGGGACATGCCAGGATCCCCGTGTCGTGCCCCCGCACTGAGAAATTATTACGAGTGGATCGAGCCTCTGGCGATCGTCCCGGTCTCGTCGACGGTGTGTACGTAATCTCGGAGTTGGCGTCCGAAGCCGATGAGAATCGAGTCTACACTCACGTGTGCTTAAGGGGGACTAAGGGGATGCATGTGATTGAATTGTGTGGGGCGAGGACGCGGGAGAAGACCTGGAAGTTTTGTTTTTATCAGGCAGTCGTTGCTCTATTGGCTAAAACTCAGTTGAG TGATAAAACTCCTTGCAGATACAAATACGCAACGAGTTCCAACATTGATTACATCTACGATCACGCCTGGATGCTATTCATCCACATAGGAAGtcttaacataaaaaaaaatcttcagttAGACGATATCGTCGTTTACAACTACAAATACTCGGTGGAGATTGACTTGGAGGATGAGCTTATTGTTCTAAAAATTCCCGACGTCACCTGGGCATTTCTAGAGCCATCAGTTAAGAAGATAAAGAACCAAAAGCGTCCAGAGCTCATGAAGATGAGCGAGGAACTTGGCTGGGAGAAGATAAATCATGAAACCCATCTCACAATCCACCGAGATACGGAGACAATCGAGAAATTTCTCGGGAATGTTCCAGACAATTGTCACAACTTCATCCTGAGGACTTCCAGATTCTCCATAGCAATCTGGAGGGATGGTAATTTCTGGTATATCTACAACCCCTACCGCTGTGAGGCTTTCGGCTACTGGGATGACCAAGGCAGTGCATGCATAATCAAGTTTACCTCCAGGAATACGTTAAATCGTCACATCGTAATTCTCCTGCTGAGAGCCTACGCTCCTGAGTCCCACGTTATCAATACCCCCCAGGAATCTCCACCCGACAAACCCCTCATAATTCAACTATTCAAGATAACCTACACCTGCGCCAAGATTCACAACCTTAAATTGCTGGAACGGAAGCCCCCAAAATCAAGGCTCCAAAAAGTCTGGAAGGACCAGGAGATTAAGCCCCTTCCGAATAATTACACTGGTCTCGCTGAGAAGAAAACCTGGCTGAAGACCCATCacataatttggaaaaaatgcaCAAAGACAACCagcaaaaaaaacaagtggcaCGAGTATTACGTCGACGAGCCCGACAAAGTGTTTTCTCTCTGGGGCGAGATACATCCGACGGAGGAGATATTTTCCGAGAATAACCGGGGATATCAGGTGTACGCGTGCTACGTCGTGGCTGCTGGTATGAGTCGCATAATGGCACCGGAATATTGGACTCCGAAGACAGTAGATACAGTCGTCATGTGTGGAGACAGATATTACACATTGAGTAGACTTCAAAGTGATGTTACAACGTCAAAAGGTGATTTTGTTACTGCCTGGGATATGCGCCTTTTAAGGCACTTTAAAATCGGGGATATTGTCTTCGAGATTGATGTTATGAGGGGGGTCGAGGGGAGGCTGTATACCGAGGAATCCCTCTGGAAGATATTAGAGCAATTTTTCCTGAAGCACTCGTTTGGAATTCTCAATTGCGAGAACTCCTGTCTCGGGATTTTTAAACTCTCGGGGGCTTATTTCATGATGGACGTCAACTCTGTGGGACCGCCTGTCTTCGACCTTGGGGATGGGGTCGGCTATCTGGTGAGGGTTACGTCCTTCAGAAGGTTCGTTGAGACTTTGGTGATCACCATCGGCTCGGCCGAGTGCAGCTTGTTTCGTCTTCACTCGGTGGAAGTCATCAAAATCGTCGACGTTGGACTGTGA